GGAGAACTTCCTCAGTGGGGCCCCCGTCCAGTCCTTGTGTCCTGCCCAGACCCCCACTCACGGTCATCCACGTTGGCCACCTCGTCCTTCTTCTCCCCGTTCTCCTTGGTGGTGGTGATGAAGGCTTGGTTCCCCCTCCAGCGCGTCACTGTTGTCTCCCGGTGGCCCTGGCTGTCCTGCACAGTGCGGCGCTCCTCTACTGCCTGTGAAGAGTGTGGAGCCCTAAGAGACTCCCCAGCCATGGGGACGGTGtctccagctctcccacagccctgctccaccTGCAAGGACACTTACCCCATCAGGGAGAGTCACTTTGGTGACAGAGACACTCTGGAAGTAAGAGTGGGACTTGGGCTCGTTGGGTCTCAGGAtggtccccagccccacagaggaAACCTGGGAGTCCAGGTCTGGGGGGAGATGTAAGACGGTGGCTGCACCAGGGGTACATGCCCCAGAGGCTGTGGTAACACAGACGGGTgaagcagggagggcagaggccccgcagcccccgctcCCAGCACCCACCTTGGTCTTCCTTGAGGCCAGGAGGAACTCGGTCTTCCAGCTGCGAGACAAAGCCACATATCACTGACGCCAGTGACGCAAGGCAAAGCATGACACTGGGGCAACACTGCAACAGCTGTCGAGCCTTGGGAGGTGGATCCCAGACCCCTCACCTACCCCTAAGATGGGTCTCTGCGGCCGAGCCAGATTGTCGCTGCCCCCGGAGCTCCCCGGGGCCGCGCTGGCAGAGGGACTCTCCGGGTGCTTCAGCATCGAGTCCCGCAGCGGTCGCCTTGCGCTGCCCTCaccggggctgggcagggcggGCTCTGGGCAGCAAAAGGCCGTCGGTCAGGCCgaggggctctgagcagccccaaAGAGTCTCGCTCAGTCCTTCCCGAACCCACCGAAAGGCTGCTGGGGCTCGGCCCAGAACCCCCCCAAGGCGCCTAGGAGCTCGCTCATGTCCCGGAATAGCTCCTCGAAGGGGCCGCGGGACGAGCCAGGGCTGAATCCGAAGCCGAAGTCCTGGGGGGGGCTGCGACATGGACGGGCcgccatcctcatcctcctcctcgtccCACGCCGCGCCGCCGAACAGCGGGTCCCGGGGTCTGCGGGACCGCGGCACTGAGACACCCGGAGAGCCCGGAGCAACGATGGGACCGCCGGGGGGACCCAGGAGACGGGCAGGGCCCCGGTTACCTGCGGCGTCCCGGGAACCCGAAGAAGCCGCGGAACGCGTCGGTGAAGCTCATCCCCCTCTgggccccgctcccccggccACCGCCGCGCCCGGGTCGCGCTGCCGCGAAGCGTCGCGGCCGTAAAGCGCCGCCGGGTGTCGCGAGGCGTCGCGGCAGAGCACAGGGGCCCGTCCCGTGTCCTTTCCGGGCCCCGTCAGAGCTCCCCCGAGCTACTGACCCCGGCGAGTGTGTGCCGGGGAAGGGCTGGCGAGGTACCGGGCTCCATCCAGCGCCACCTGTGCTCCTACAGCGCCGTTCCCTGTGCTCCTAGCTGAGCTCCGTGAGCCCTTCCCCGCCCTGCCGCTCCCGCACCCGGCCCacacagcacagggctctgggagctccacACCCCCAGCCCTGACCTTGCGGCGAGAGGCTGAGGGGGAGCGCAGGGTCAAGGGCAGCTCAGcgggcactgcagggacaggcactgcagggacaggcactgcagggacaggcactgcagggacaggcgCTGCGGGGACAGGCGCTGCGGGGACAGGCGCTGCAGGGACAGGCGCTGCGGGGACAGGCACTGCACAGAtaggcactgcagggacaggcactgCGGGGACAGGCGCTGCAGGGACAGGCGCTGCAGGGACAGACGCTGCACGGACAGGCGCTGCACGGACAGGCGCTGCAGGGACAGGCGCTGCAGGGACAGGCGCTGCAGGGACAGGCGCTGCACGGACAGGCGCTGCACGGATAGGCGCTGCAGGGACAGGCGCTGCGGGGACAGGCGCTGCGGGGACAGGCGCTGCGGGGACAGGCACTGCACAGAtaggcactgcagggacaggcactgCGGGGACAGGCGCTGCAGGGACAGGCGCTGCAGGGACAGGCGCTGCACGGACAGGCGCTGCAGGGACAGGCGCTGCACGGACAGGCGCTGCAGGGACAGGCGCTGCGGGGACAGGCGCTGCAGGGACAGGCGCTGCACGGACAGGCGCTGCACGGACAGGCGCTGCGGGGACAGGCGCTGCACGGACAGGCGCTGCACGGACAGGCGCTGCAGGGACAGGCGCTGCACGGACAGTCGCTGCACGGACAGGCGCTGCAGGGACAGGCGCTGCACGGACAGGCGCTGCACGGACAGGCGCTGCAGGGACAGGCGCTGCAGGGACAGGCGCTGCAGGGACAGGCGCTGCACGGACAGACGCTGCACGGACAGGCGCTGCACCGACAGGCGCTGCACCGACAGGCGCTGCGTCCTTGCCACAGCAGCGGCCTCACCGCTCCCCCCTGCACCTGTGACCACCCTCCCGTGACTGCGAGGGGCCCGCTGAGCTCATGGGGGCTGGCGAGAGCACCCCTCGACCTTCAAAAGGACCAGCAGTACCGaagtgtcaccctggtttttctgagttttttaaagccttttgattgttcataaaacggagtcagactttttagctactgtacaatattaggagcagtttctacattttcctacacatgtaacataaacaaatattttgtttttcattctctgtcctttgtttgcacatttctaacctgaaaacaattgtaactgacagctggtttggccatttggctgaggggtgaaaactccagaagccaatccacagccagacccacaaatgtataaaaagtaagaaataaacaggcagaggggctctgggcttggctcagccttgagctcgctcagaggaactctctgccctgcgaaaatctctcgtctccgtgtgattgctttgtgtgtcctGATCACACCAGAGCAGTGGGGATATAAGGCAGAGCACAGGAGGAGGCAGAAATGAAGAGCTGAGGGTGTCGGAGAAGGGAGGGGTAGGAGAAGGGCATTATCCCTGTGCTGGCATCCTGCtgcccagtgcagcagctgggaaaaattCATAAAAGGAGTGGACAAAAACACCAGCAagaagctggggagggggaagcactGCCCCCactgcccagggctgcccacccccGGCACCAAAAATAGGGAACGAGGCTGAGAAGGtggaaaaaatacacacatcACTTTGTGATCTTTATTCTCTTCAGTAAATCCCCGCTtggggctgcagctgaagggaTCAAGTGGAACTGAAAAATACAAGATCTGGactgcatagaaaaaaaaaaaaaatcaaaacaaaccaaaccaacaaacaaaaccccacaaaacaaaacaaaaaaaggagggggaaaaaaaaaaaaaagaaaaaaatccccaaatcaaAAGCAGAAGATACTTACAGCGTgcaaagcagggcagggccTGCACTCTGAGCCCGTGAGGATGGTGGGACGCAAATGGAGAACATAAAATACCAGGGGGGACCCCTTGCTGGGGTGGGGGAGAAATGAGAGAACTTGAGGACAGcatggggtttttgtttttatatacaAGACACATTTATCCATTAAATTTAGAACACGGTACAAAAAAAACACTTCAACTAATTAATCTTACAATGCTGCTCATATCAATTACTGGTCTTAATCCTAATAATAAGGGGGTTTGCTGTAGGCGACTCGCAGCTTCCACTCCTTTGGATCTGAGAGATTCTGGGGCAGCTGGATGGGAGAGGGGATAGAAAGgagtaaaaaccaaaaaaggccCCTACGGCAAACGGTTCAGATCTGAATgcggagagagagaaaaaaaaaaaaggaaaaaaaaaaaatacaaattctatATTACATACAACAGGAAAGTGGCTGAAGACAGACAACGCAGAGATGCCTGCGGCCTGCCCCGCGgggccctgccagggctggaggccCGGGCCCTTCCCGCTGCAGGGCTCTCTCCTCCCTGGGATCCTTCCTCATCATCGGGGTCACTGGGATTCTCTTCTGGAAGCAAGTGGTGGCAAGGGGGCCTGGCCTCAGTTGGCACCCCAGCTGTAGCTGTTGTAGGCAGACTTGTTGGCCTGGGATTTCtgggggatggagctgcctTGGCTGCGCTGCCCAGAGCCGCTCTGTGGGAAAGGGCAGAAGGAGAAG
This genomic stretch from Hirundo rustica isolate bHirRus1 chromosome 29, bHirRus1.pri.v3, whole genome shotgun sequence harbors:
- the HAX1 gene encoding LOW QUALITY PROTEIN: HCLS1-associated protein X-1 (The sequence of the model RefSeq protein was modified relative to this genomic sequence to represent the inferred CDS: deleted 1 base in 1 codon); translated protein: MSFTDAFRGFFGFPGRRRPRDPLFGGAAWDEEEDEDGGPSMSQPPQDFGFGFSPGSSRGPFEELFRDMSELLGALGGFWAEPQQPFEPALPSPGEGSARRPLRDSMLKHPESPSASAAPGSSGGSDNLARPQRPILGLEDRVPPGLKEDQDLDSQVSSVGLGTILRPNEPKSHSYFQSVSVTKVTLPDGAVEERRTVQDSQGHRETTVTRWRGNQAFITTTKENGEKKDEVANVDDRELAQFVGTWPQQDELHGANLSDPSSVLGSFFRRWFSS